Proteins from a genomic interval of Lolium perenne isolate Kyuss_39 chromosome 1, Kyuss_2.0, whole genome shotgun sequence:
- the LOC127294562 gene encoding SNF2 domain-containing protein ENL1-like isoform X2: protein MAASFSFGSLPASTAGATPSSAAPTAGASLASPALTTALSMAGLSPHVVTAPPTNSSSSLSVLPQEELVAAAASSSSSSTAAAKTIDNDHISKYIHFKLGLAGSNYSMWKKLFHSVLSKYDAQGHVDVYTPPLEQDARWRHDDITILHWIYGTISDELYHVIATPENTAFQAWNLLNSFFGDHQAEFRSVVQGDMKISGLSLDDVDHPGHPSGDTHRPGLPEPEHMDELPDFEMEAAGGSGMTLSANLELRERIKPYFLRRIKSEVSLETGLTDNKRLPKKNELIIWLQLTDRQVLKKICDHPQILTKRAAEHILEGMDGMLKNQEMGMAEKMAMNLADMAHDNDDDDVVEVGPEVSCKLFFILALLRNLLEEGHHVLIFSQTRKMLNLIQEAILLEGYKFLRMDGVTEVSERERIVKNFQEGLGAQIFLLTTQAGGLGLTLTKAARVIVVDPAWNPSADNQSVDRAYRIGQTKDVIVYRLITSATIEEKIYKLQVLKGALFREATEKNEQTRYFSQSYFSQSEIQDLFSLPEQGFDVSLTQKQLQEEHGHPLDMDESLREHIEFLEQQGIAGVSHHSLLFSKTEVLPMLSENDALGRGADAKKTNASLLEQTQIQISLKKSTVWQKPSRARLWSLRLRECGDEIHALDNEN, encoded by the exons ATGGCCGCCTCCTTCAGCTTTGGCTCGCTGCCAGCCTCGACGGCCGGCGCGActccttcctctgcagcgcccactGCCGGCGCCTCTCTGGCGTCGCCGGCGCTCACCACGGCGCTCTCCATGGCAGGTCTCTCTCCCCATGTGGTCACTGCTCCCCCTACTAACTCCTCGTCGAGCCTGTCAGTGCTGCCTCAGGAGGAACtggtcgccgccgccgcttcttcttcctcttcatcgaccGCGGCGGCGAAGACCATCGACAACGACCACATCAGCAAGTACATCCACTTCAAGCTGGGCCTTGCCGGGAGTAATTACTCCATGTGGAAGAAGCTGTTCCACTCCGTGCTCTCCAAGTACGACGCGCAAGGCCACGTCGACGTCTACACGCCACCGCTGGAGCAGGATGCTCGCTGGCGCCACGACGACATCACGATCCTCCACTGGATCTACGGGACGATCTCCGACGAGCTGTACCACGTCATCGCGACACCGGAGAACACCGCCTTCCAGGCCTGGAACCTGCTCAACTCCTTCTTCGGCGACCACCAGGCCGAGTTCCGCTCCGTCGTCCAGGGCGACATGAAGATCTCCGGCCTCTCCTTGGACGACGTCGACCATCCCGGCCATCCTTCTGGCGACACCCACAGGCCAGGACTCCCAG AACCTGAGCATATGGATGAACTTCCAGATTTCGAGATGGAGGCCGCCGGTGGAAGCGGCATGACACTATCTGCAAATTTG GAATTAAGAGAACGGATAAAGCCATATTTCTTGCGTCGTATTAAAAGTGAAGTATCCCTTGAGACTGGTTTGACAGATAATAAGCGGCTTCCGAAGAAGAATGAGCTAATTATCTGGCTGCAATTAACTGATCGCCAG GTATTGAAAAAGATATGTGATCACCCACAAATACTGACTAAGAGAGCTGCTGAGCACATTTTGGAAGGCATGGATGGAATGCTAAAGAATCAGGAAATGGGGATGGCTGAAAAAATGGCCATGAACCTCGCAGATATGGCTcatgataatgatgatgatgatgtagtCGAAGTTGGTCCGGAAGTATCATGCAAGTTATTTTTTATCTTGGCCTTGCTG CGGAATCTTCTTGAAGAGGGACATCATGTTCTGATTTTTTCTCAGACTCGTAAAATGCTAAACCTGATTCAG GAAGCTATACTATTAGAGGGCTACAAATTTTTGCGCATGGATGGTGTCACTGAGGTTTCGGAGAGGGAAAGGATTGTGAAG AATTTCCAAGAGGGCCTTGGAGCTCAAATATTTTTACTGACCACACAAGCCGGTGGTCTTGGACTTACACTCACCAAGGCAGCTCGTGTCATAGTAGTTGATCCTGCTTGGAATCCAAG TGCGGATAATCAGAGTGTTGATCGTGCTTATCGAATTGGACAAACAAAAGATGTGATTGTCTACCGCTTGATCACATCTGCAACCATCGAAGAGAAGATATATAAGTTGCAG GTCCTCAAGGGTGCTTTGTTTAGGGAAGCCACAGAGAAGAATGAGCAGACACGTTACTTCAGCCAGAGTTACTTCAGCCAGAGT GAGATTCAAGATCTATTTAGTCTGCCAGAACAAGGTTTTGATGTTTCTCTTACGCAGAAACAATTGCAAGAAGAGCACGGACATCCGCTTGACAT GGATGAGTCGTTGAGGGAGCACATAGAGTTTCTGGAGCAACAAGGAATAGCAGGTGTAAGCCATCACAGCCTCCTATTTTCAAAGACAGAAGTGTTGCCGATGTTGAGTGAAAATGATGCATTGGGCAG GGGTGCTGATGCTAAGAAAACGAATGCTTCGCTGCTAGAACAAACACAAATTCAGATATCCCTGAAGAAATCAACTGTCTGGCAGAAACCCTCGCGAGCGCG ACTCTGGAGTCTGAGGCTGCGTGAATGTGGAGATGAGATACATGCTTTAGATAATGAAAACTGA
- the LOC127294562 gene encoding SNF2 domain-containing protein ENL1-like isoform X1: MAASFSFGSLPASTAGATPSSAAPTAGASLASPALTTALSMAGLSPHVVTAPPTNSSSSLSVLPQEELVAAAASSSSSSTAAAKTIDNDHISKYIHFKLGLAGSNYSMWKKLFHSVLSKYDAQGHVDVYTPPLEQDARWRHDDITILHWIYGTISDELYHVIATPENTAFQAWNLLNSFFGDHQAEFRSVVQGDMKISGLSLDDVDHPGHPSGDTHRPGLPEPEHMDELPDFEMEAAGGSGMTLSANLELRERIKPYFLRRIKSEVSLETGLTDNKRLPKKNELIIWLQLTDRQMQLYKAFLNSELVHLAASQGNPLAAITVLKKICDHPQILTKRAAEHILEGMDGMLKNQEMGMAEKMAMNLADMAHDNDDDDVVEVGPEVSCKLFFILALLRNLLEEGHHVLIFSQTRKMLNLIQEAILLEGYKFLRMDGVTEVSERERIVKNFQEGLGAQIFLLTTQAGGLGLTLTKAARVIVVDPAWNPSADNQSVDRAYRIGQTKDVIVYRLITSATIEEKIYKLQVLKGALFREATEKNEQTRYFSQSYFSQSEIQDLFSLPEQGFDVSLTQKQLQEEHGHPLDMDESLREHIEFLEQQGIAGVSHHSLLFSKTEVLPMLSENDALGRGADAKKTNASLLEQTQIQISLKKSTVWQKPSRARLWSLRLRECGDEIHALDNEN, from the exons ATGGCCGCCTCCTTCAGCTTTGGCTCGCTGCCAGCCTCGACGGCCGGCGCGActccttcctctgcagcgcccactGCCGGCGCCTCTCTGGCGTCGCCGGCGCTCACCACGGCGCTCTCCATGGCAGGTCTCTCTCCCCATGTGGTCACTGCTCCCCCTACTAACTCCTCGTCGAGCCTGTCAGTGCTGCCTCAGGAGGAACtggtcgccgccgccgcttcttcttcctcttcatcgaccGCGGCGGCGAAGACCATCGACAACGACCACATCAGCAAGTACATCCACTTCAAGCTGGGCCTTGCCGGGAGTAATTACTCCATGTGGAAGAAGCTGTTCCACTCCGTGCTCTCCAAGTACGACGCGCAAGGCCACGTCGACGTCTACACGCCACCGCTGGAGCAGGATGCTCGCTGGCGCCACGACGACATCACGATCCTCCACTGGATCTACGGGACGATCTCCGACGAGCTGTACCACGTCATCGCGACACCGGAGAACACCGCCTTCCAGGCCTGGAACCTGCTCAACTCCTTCTTCGGCGACCACCAGGCCGAGTTCCGCTCCGTCGTCCAGGGCGACATGAAGATCTCCGGCCTCTCCTTGGACGACGTCGACCATCCCGGCCATCCTTCTGGCGACACCCACAGGCCAGGACTCCCAG AACCTGAGCATATGGATGAACTTCCAGATTTCGAGATGGAGGCCGCCGGTGGAAGCGGCATGACACTATCTGCAAATTTG GAATTAAGAGAACGGATAAAGCCATATTTCTTGCGTCGTATTAAAAGTGAAGTATCCCTTGAGACTGGTTTGACAGATAATAAGCGGCTTCCGAAGAAGAATGAGCTAATTATCTGGCTGCAATTAACTGATCGCCAG ATGCAACTTTACAAAGCTTTTCTGAACAGTGAGCTTGTTCATTTAGCAGCATCGCAAGGAAATCCCCTGGCTGCAATCACG GTATTGAAAAAGATATGTGATCACCCACAAATACTGACTAAGAGAGCTGCTGAGCACATTTTGGAAGGCATGGATGGAATGCTAAAGAATCAGGAAATGGGGATGGCTGAAAAAATGGCCATGAACCTCGCAGATATGGCTcatgataatgatgatgatgatgtagtCGAAGTTGGTCCGGAAGTATCATGCAAGTTATTTTTTATCTTGGCCTTGCTG CGGAATCTTCTTGAAGAGGGACATCATGTTCTGATTTTTTCTCAGACTCGTAAAATGCTAAACCTGATTCAG GAAGCTATACTATTAGAGGGCTACAAATTTTTGCGCATGGATGGTGTCACTGAGGTTTCGGAGAGGGAAAGGATTGTGAAG AATTTCCAAGAGGGCCTTGGAGCTCAAATATTTTTACTGACCACACAAGCCGGTGGTCTTGGACTTACACTCACCAAGGCAGCTCGTGTCATAGTAGTTGATCCTGCTTGGAATCCAAG TGCGGATAATCAGAGTGTTGATCGTGCTTATCGAATTGGACAAACAAAAGATGTGATTGTCTACCGCTTGATCACATCTGCAACCATCGAAGAGAAGATATATAAGTTGCAG GTCCTCAAGGGTGCTTTGTTTAGGGAAGCCACAGAGAAGAATGAGCAGACACGTTACTTCAGCCAGAGTTACTTCAGCCAGAGT GAGATTCAAGATCTATTTAGTCTGCCAGAACAAGGTTTTGATGTTTCTCTTACGCAGAAACAATTGCAAGAAGAGCACGGACATCCGCTTGACAT GGATGAGTCGTTGAGGGAGCACATAGAGTTTCTGGAGCAACAAGGAATAGCAGGTGTAAGCCATCACAGCCTCCTATTTTCAAAGACAGAAGTGTTGCCGATGTTGAGTGAAAATGATGCATTGGGCAG GGGTGCTGATGCTAAGAAAACGAATGCTTCGCTGCTAGAACAAACACAAATTCAGATATCCCTGAAGAAATCAACTGTCTGGCAGAAACCCTCGCGAGCGCG ACTCTGGAGTCTGAGGCTGCGTGAATGTGGAGATGAGATACATGCTTTAGATAATGAAAACTGA